The Polyangiaceae bacterium genome includes a region encoding these proteins:
- a CDS encoding glutamate-5-semialdehyde dehydrogenase, with the protein MDVRERAQRAKAASRILARQSRARKDAALQRIAEGLLAERDAIEQANEADVRQAETGGLSSVLVERLALGAERITALARAVEHIATLPDPVGSRSAMTRSASGLLIGKQRLPLGLVAIVYESRPNVTVDAAALTLKSGNAVLLRGGKEAARTNAALVEIMRRALRERDLPEDAICLVPPGDREEIKQLVSLSDLVDLAIPRGGEGLIRFVADVARVPVIKHYKGVCHLFLDESAELDMALALTVNGKVQRPGVCNALECLLVHQHAAERLLPPIAAALVREGVELRGCERSRALVPSLGRATDADWGTEFLAKILAIRVVDDVDGALLHVERYGSNHSEAICTNRLDHAERWLAEVDASCVLVNASTRFNDGGELGLGAEMGISTSKLHAYGPMGLESLTAEKWIVLGEGQVRA; encoded by the coding sequence TTGGACGTTCGAGAGCGTGCACAGCGAGCCAAGGCGGCCTCGCGCATCCTGGCTCGCCAGAGCCGAGCGCGGAAAGACGCCGCGCTCCAGCGCATCGCAGAGGGGCTCTTGGCGGAGCGCGACGCGATCGAGCAGGCCAACGAGGCCGACGTGCGCCAGGCCGAGACGGGCGGGCTCTCCTCCGTGCTGGTGGAGCGGCTGGCGCTCGGCGCCGAGCGCATCACGGCGCTGGCGCGAGCGGTCGAGCACATCGCGACGCTGCCCGATCCGGTCGGTAGCCGGAGCGCGATGACGCGTTCCGCGTCCGGCCTCTTGATCGGCAAGCAGCGCTTGCCCCTCGGGCTCGTCGCCATCGTCTACGAGTCGCGGCCCAACGTGACCGTGGACGCGGCCGCGCTCACGCTCAAGAGCGGCAACGCCGTGCTGCTCAGGGGCGGCAAGGAGGCCGCACGGACCAACGCCGCGCTGGTCGAGATCATGCGCCGCGCCCTCCGGGAAAGAGACCTGCCGGAGGACGCCATCTGCCTGGTCCCCCCCGGCGACCGCGAGGAGATCAAGCAACTCGTCTCGCTGTCGGACCTCGTGGACCTGGCCATCCCGCGCGGCGGCGAGGGCTTGATCCGCTTCGTGGCCGACGTCGCCCGAGTGCCGGTGATCAAGCACTACAAGGGTGTGTGCCACCTGTTCCTGGACGAGAGCGCGGAGCTCGACATGGCGCTCGCCCTCACCGTGAACGGGAAGGTGCAGCGTCCCGGGGTGTGCAACGCGCTCGAGTGCCTGCTGGTGCACCAGCACGCGGCCGAGCGGCTGCTGCCACCCATCGCGGCCGCGCTCGTGCGCGAGGGCGTCGAGCTGCGCGGCTGCGAGCGTTCGCGCGCCCTCGTGCCGAGCCTGGGCCGGGCCACCGACGCCGACTGGGGAACGGAGTTTCTGGCGAAGATTTTGGCCATTCGCGTGGTCGACGACGTCGACGGCGCGCTCTTGCACGTGGAGCGCTACGGCTCGAACCACAGCGAGGCCATCTGCACCAACCGCCTCGACCACGCGGAGCGCTGGCTCGCCGAGGTGGACGCCAGCTGCGTGCTCGTGAACGCATCGACTCGATTCAACGACGGCGGCGAGCTGGGGCTCGGCGCCGAAATGGGGATCTCCACCTCGAAGCTGCACGCTTACGGGCCGATGGGCCTCGAGAGCCTGACCGCCGAGAAGTGGATTGTATTGGGTGAAGGACAGGTTCGCGCTTGA
- the rsfS gene encoding ribosome silencing factor: MSQKKTPTKKKQSPHKKTRARTRAPLPKPERGKPGTRSHKAPRVPSVPPPSPSEGARKVALLAAQAGLDKKAAGIEIIDVTGKVDYADYLVLMTGHSDRHVAAIAGGVDEMLGKNGFPAISIEGLPAARWVLIDFVDVVVHVFEESARTLYDLDGLWLDARRVPMPGDR; encoded by the coding sequence TTGAGCCAGAAGAAGACTCCGACCAAGAAGAAGCAGAGCCCGCACAAGAAGACGCGCGCGCGCACGCGTGCCCCGCTCCCCAAGCCCGAGCGCGGCAAGCCTGGGACGCGCTCCCACAAGGCGCCGCGCGTGCCCAGCGTTCCGCCGCCGTCACCTTCGGAGGGTGCGCGCAAGGTCGCGCTCTTGGCAGCGCAGGCTGGCCTCGACAAGAAGGCCGCGGGCATCGAAATCATCGACGTGACGGGCAAGGTGGACTACGCCGACTACCTGGTGCTGATGACCGGCCACAGCGACCGCCACGTCGCTGCCATCGCCGGCGGCGTGGACGAGATGCTGGGCAAGAACGGCTTCCCGGCCATCAGCATCGAAGGGTTGCCCGCCGCGCGCTGGGTCCTGATCGACTTCGTGGACGTGGTCGTGCACGTGTTCGAGGAGTCTGCCCGGACGCTCTACGACCTCGACGGGCTCTGGCTCGACGCGCGCCGCGTGCCCATGCCGGGCGACAGGTGA
- a CDS encoding IgGFc-binding protein has protein sequence MARLAIVGMTLAALAGACSAASGGGGVGGSGAAGGGAGAGGGAAASAGFGGGSGGLVNLDGGQSDGGGQECLPCSADYTQVLSCDGSVKETCPQNQLCGMGKCMDPCQAATANKTSVGCDYYAVTMSAMGGGFGGCFVAFVANTWHEPVHIKASFGGSAIDLGKHAALPKGTGPSISYQPYDVGAGLPPGEVAILFLANDPVAHGTWQAPAACPIPAAVGLDAHVHWGLNISTGRAKGFHLETDRPVVAYQMLPYNAAYSATTGASLLLPTSAWDNNYVAVNAYAQAFWQGMSIPPSMTIVAKENDTTVTILPKADIKQGMDVPAIPANTAGKLHLNAGETLEIIQSDELTGSPIQSDKPIGVFAGHLGLRLPTETDYSDHSEQQIPPVRAMGHEYAVASYRDRVPGFAEKRKHRFVGAVDGTELSFDPPIPGAPQKLGLGTVAEVESDTPFVVKSQDKDHPFLVFTYMSSSGMLSDQGAPAGYGDPDFLRLVAGQQYMNRYVFFTDPTYPETNLVVIRRRGASGFANVTLDCAGVIEGWQAIGSSGDYEYTRVDLSRHKFEAQGSCNNGRREMTSPEPFGLYVWGWGTPETRAGQSNPCDLTQPDNTCDVSYAYPAGENVRPINTVVVIPTPK, from the coding sequence ATGGCACGACTGGCAATCGTTGGGATGACTCTGGCGGCGCTCGCGGGCGCGTGCTCGGCGGCCTCCGGGGGTGGGGGAGTCGGGGGCAGCGGGGCCGCGGGCGGTGGCGCGGGTGCTGGCGGCGGTGCCGCAGCGTCGGCGGGCTTCGGCGGCGGCTCCGGCGGTCTCGTGAACCTGGACGGAGGCCAGAGCGACGGCGGCGGCCAGGAGTGCCTGCCCTGTTCGGCGGACTACACCCAGGTCTTGAGCTGCGATGGCAGCGTCAAGGAGACCTGCCCCCAGAACCAGCTCTGCGGCATGGGTAAGTGCATGGACCCCTGCCAGGCCGCGACGGCGAACAAGACCAGCGTCGGCTGCGACTACTACGCCGTTACCATGAGCGCGATGGGTGGCGGCTTCGGCGGTTGCTTCGTGGCCTTCGTCGCCAACACCTGGCACGAGCCGGTGCACATCAAGGCGAGCTTCGGCGGCAGCGCCATCGACCTCGGCAAGCACGCGGCGCTGCCCAAGGGCACCGGACCGAGCATCAGCTACCAGCCCTACGACGTCGGGGCGGGGCTGCCGCCGGGCGAGGTCGCCATCCTGTTCTTGGCCAACGATCCGGTCGCGCACGGGACTTGGCAGGCGCCGGCGGCCTGTCCGATCCCGGCCGCCGTGGGCCTGGACGCGCACGTGCACTGGGGGCTCAACATCAGCACCGGCCGCGCGAAGGGCTTCCACCTCGAGACGGATCGGCCGGTCGTCGCCTACCAGATGCTGCCGTACAACGCGGCGTACTCCGCGACCACCGGCGCGTCGTTGCTCTTGCCGACCAGCGCCTGGGACAACAACTACGTCGCGGTGAACGCCTACGCGCAGGCGTTCTGGCAGGGCATGAGCATCCCTCCGTCCATGACCATCGTGGCCAAGGAGAACGACACCACGGTGACCATCCTGCCCAAGGCGGACATCAAGCAGGGCATGGACGTGCCGGCGATTCCCGCCAACACCGCCGGCAAGCTGCACCTGAACGCCGGCGAGACGCTGGAGATCATCCAGTCCGACGAGCTGACCGGGAGCCCCATCCAGTCCGACAAACCCATCGGGGTGTTCGCGGGGCACCTGGGACTGCGCCTGCCGACCGAGACCGACTACAGCGATCACTCCGAGCAGCAGATCCCGCCGGTGCGCGCCATGGGGCACGAATATGCCGTGGCGAGCTACCGCGATCGAGTGCCGGGCTTCGCGGAGAAGCGCAAGCACCGCTTCGTCGGCGCGGTGGACGGGACGGAGCTCAGCTTCGATCCGCCGATCCCCGGCGCGCCGCAGAAGCTCGGGCTCGGCACCGTCGCCGAGGTGGAGAGCGACACGCCGTTCGTGGTCAAGAGCCAGGACAAGGACCACCCGTTCCTGGTGTTCACCTACATGTCGAGCTCCGGGATGCTCTCGGATCAGGGCGCGCCGGCGGGCTACGGCGATCCGGACTTCCTGCGCCTGGTGGCCGGCCAGCAATACATGAACCGCTACGTGTTCTTCACCGACCCGACGTATCCCGAGACCAACCTGGTGGTGATTCGCCGGCGCGGCGCGAGCGGCTTCGCGAACGTGACCCTCGACTGTGCGGGTGTCATCGAAGGCTGGCAGGCGATCGGTTCGAGCGGCGACTACGAGTACACGCGCGTCGATCTGTCGCGCCACAAGTTCGAGGCGCAGGGCAGCTGCAACAACGGACGCCGGGAGATGACCTCGCCGGAGCCCTTCGGCCTCTACGTCTGGGGCTGGGGAACGCCGGAGACCCGCGCCGGGCAGTCGAACCCCTGCGATCTGACCCAGCCCGACAACACCTGCGACGTGAGCTACGCCTATCCGGCCGGGGAGAACGTCCGGCCGATCAACACCGTGGTCGTGATCCCGACCCCGAAGTGA
- a CDS encoding NAD-dependent epimerase/dehydratase family protein produces MTKREPKPKRAPVEKRQAERRVRGRRESDGGVNERIERGAVVVTGICGRLGRRLARQLHRERGVIGLDRREFWGKPKDIEHYPIDVRRKKARELFRRPDIGALIHLGVMHDPRLGAEDHHTWNVVAFQKLLEYVERYDVPKLVLLSSANVYGPRPDNPQFIGEDAPLLGANRFSDIRDLIELDMLAQSFFWRNPRTETVILRPTHILGTVQNAPSNYLRLRVVPTLLGFDPMVQVVHQDDVVRAVRLALRPGVRGIFNIAGPPPVALSRAVKMLGRSTLPVPHSFARAGVERLWRWHMTSFPAPELDFIRYVCMVDDARAREVLGYRPKFDLASTLEAVDEERWV; encoded by the coding sequence ATGACGAAACGCGAGCCCAAGCCGAAGCGCGCACCCGTCGAGAAACGGCAGGCCGAGCGCCGCGTGCGCGGCCGGCGCGAGAGCGACGGCGGTGTGAATGAGCGCATCGAGCGCGGCGCGGTGGTGGTCACCGGCATCTGCGGCCGGCTCGGCCGCCGGCTGGCTCGCCAGCTGCACCGCGAGCGCGGCGTGATCGGGCTCGATCGTCGCGAGTTCTGGGGCAAACCCAAGGACATCGAGCACTATCCCATCGACGTCCGCCGCAAGAAGGCGCGAGAGCTGTTCCGGCGCCCGGACATAGGCGCGCTGATCCACCTGGGGGTGATGCACGATCCGCGGCTCGGCGCCGAGGATCATCACACCTGGAACGTGGTCGCGTTCCAGAAGCTCCTGGAATACGTGGAGCGCTACGACGTTCCGAAGCTCGTGCTGCTCTCCAGCGCCAACGTCTACGGCCCGCGGCCGGACAACCCGCAGTTCATCGGTGAGGACGCGCCGCTGCTCGGCGCCAACCGCTTCAGCGACATCCGTGACCTGATCGAGCTCGACATGCTCGCGCAGTCGTTCTTCTGGCGCAATCCGCGCACCGAGACCGTGATCCTCCGCCCCACGCACATCCTGGGGACGGTGCAGAACGCGCCCAGCAACTACCTCAGGCTGCGCGTGGTGCCGACGCTGCTCGGCTTCGATCCCATGGTGCAAGTGGTGCACCAGGACGACGTGGTGCGCGCGGTCCGTCTCGCGCTCAGGCCGGGCGTCCGCGGCATCTTCAACATCGCGGGGCCGCCGCCGGTGGCTCTCTCTCGGGCGGTGAAGATGTTGGGGCGATCCACTCTGCCGGTCCCGCACAGCTTCGCGCGGGCCGGCGTCGAGCGTCTTTGGCGCTGGCACATGACCAGCTTCCCCGCGCCAGAGCTGGATTTCATCCGCTACGTCTGCATGGTGGACGACGCGCGTGCCCGCGAAGTGCTCGGATATCGCCCGAAGTTCGATCTCGCCTCGACGCTCGAGGCGGTGGACGAGGAGCGCTGGGTGTGA
- a CDS encoding serine/threonine protein kinase produces the protein MDAREIVESGGDTLLGTTVAGRFTILSRVGAGSMGAVYRARQDAVARDVALKIVRAERAYDAETKARFEREARATSALVSPHTVTVFDFGEAEDGSWFLAMELLDGETLGDRLRRVPRLGAVDAVRIARQAAVSLSEAHGKGIIHRDLKPDNLFLARVPVQSGAPEEMVKVLDFGIAKLVRGDDQRVDQLETQAGTVFGTPRYMSPEQAQGAPLDPRTDVYSLGVILYQMLTGRPPFIDDDAVVVMASHIKDIPPPLEEVAPDAYVPPAVEAVVRRALSKYPASRQQSAEQLVSELDVALAQSSVQGTGLHATSWVGPPAGRRGGSRTALAVAAALVLASLAVGGFVLMRKVSAPSAERTVVIATPALGASAPPPSVVSAAPAPAASSAAAPASAAEDAGNAPKAARKLPRVPVTPPALPPAKAEGYGKFE, from the coding sequence GTGGACGCGCGCGAGATCGTCGAGAGCGGCGGCGACACGCTGCTCGGCACCACGGTAGCGGGGCGCTTCACCATTCTGTCCCGCGTCGGCGCCGGCTCCATGGGCGCCGTCTACCGCGCGCGGCAGGACGCCGTCGCGAGGGACGTGGCGCTGAAGATCGTGCGGGCCGAGCGCGCCTACGACGCCGAGACCAAGGCGCGCTTCGAGCGCGAGGCGCGCGCCACCAGCGCGCTGGTCAGCCCGCACACGGTGACCGTGTTCGACTTCGGCGAGGCGGAAGACGGCTCGTGGTTCCTGGCGATGGAGCTGCTCGACGGCGAGACGCTCGGCGACCGGCTCAGGCGGGTGCCGCGGCTCGGCGCCGTGGACGCCGTGCGCATCGCGCGACAGGCGGCGGTCTCGCTGAGCGAGGCGCACGGAAAGGGCATCATCCATCGCGACCTGAAGCCCGACAACCTGTTCCTGGCACGCGTGCCGGTGCAGAGCGGCGCGCCCGAGGAGATGGTCAAGGTGCTCGACTTCGGCATCGCCAAGCTGGTGCGAGGCGACGACCAACGCGTCGATCAGCTGGAGACCCAGGCCGGCACCGTGTTCGGAACGCCGCGCTACATGTCGCCCGAGCAAGCGCAGGGCGCGCCCCTCGATCCGCGCACCGACGTCTACTCGCTCGGCGTCATCCTCTACCAAATGCTCACCGGGCGGCCGCCGTTCATCGACGACGACGCGGTCGTGGTGATGGCGAGCCACATCAAGGACATCCCGCCACCCCTCGAGGAGGTCGCGCCAGACGCCTACGTGCCACCGGCGGTCGAGGCGGTCGTGCGGCGAGCGCTGTCGAAGTACCCGGCGTCACGCCAGCAGTCGGCGGAGCAGCTGGTGAGCGAGCTGGACGTCGCGCTCGCCCAGAGCAGCGTTCAAGGCACTGGGCTCCACGCCACGAGCTGGGTGGGGCCGCCCGCTGGACGCCGCGGGGGTTCCCGGACGGCGCTGGCCGTGGCCGCCGCGCTGGTGCTGGCGAGCCTGGCGGTGGGCGGCTTCGTGCTGATGCGCAAGGTGTCCGCGCCGAGCGCGGAGCGGACGGTGGTCATCGCCACGCCGGCGCTCGGGGCGAGCGCGCCGCCGCCGTCCGTGGTTTCCGCAGCGCCGGCGCCTGCCGCGAGCAGCGCCGCAGCGCCGGCGAGCGCGGCCGAAGACGCAGGAAACGCGCCGAAGGCGGCCCGCAAGCTGCCGCGCGTGCCCGTCACGCCCCCGGCGCTGCCGCCCGCCAAGGCCGAAGGTTACGGCAAGTTCGAGTGA
- a CDS encoding DUF4190 domain-containing protein, with translation MSDGAPIYDPYAKGPRPGSPSSPPVGPPTTSAMAIWALVLGVLGFTCIPAVGGLLALTLGLVAKGEISRSEGTRSGAGLAIGGALLGALNLVVSILGLAGLLFWAGSPTPSASPSPPSPVVAPAPTPTFFPPPSPSPAPVASGTPSSRQGGVIISRVGKVELVDLDGDIPSLGRELEAQRKGAAKDGKKVVLWVVVDDCLPCNGVAASLPDAKMQVALEQVRLVRVNARDFGQELTFLGIPVAKVPGFALLGEANRPVDYVNGGEWDEDIARNIAPVLGNFVRGRYDKRRDPWRGSRREDETAL, from the coding sequence GTGAGCGACGGCGCCCCCATCTACGATCCTTACGCCAAGGGGCCGCGGCCCGGCTCGCCGAGCTCACCTCCCGTGGGTCCGCCGACCACCAGCGCCATGGCCATCTGGGCCTTGGTGCTGGGCGTGCTGGGGTTCACCTGCATCCCGGCCGTGGGAGGCCTCTTGGCGCTGACCCTCGGTCTGGTCGCCAAAGGCGAGATCTCGCGCTCCGAGGGCACGCGCAGCGGCGCGGGCTTGGCGATCGGCGGCGCGCTGCTCGGCGCGTTGAACCTGGTGGTGTCGATCCTCGGGCTCGCGGGGCTGCTGTTCTGGGCAGGCTCTCCCACACCCAGCGCCAGCCCGAGCCCGCCATCGCCCGTCGTCGCACCGGCTCCGACACCGACGTTCTTCCCGCCGCCCAGCCCGAGCCCGGCACCGGTGGCGTCCGGCACACCCAGCTCGCGCCAGGGCGGCGTCATCATCAGCCGCGTCGGCAAGGTGGAGCTCGTCGATCTCGACGGAGACATCCCGTCGCTCGGCCGCGAGCTGGAGGCGCAGCGCAAGGGCGCCGCGAAGGACGGCAAGAAGGTCGTGCTCTGGGTCGTCGTCGACGACTGCCTGCCCTGCAACGGGGTCGCTGCCTCGCTGCCGGACGCGAAGATGCAGGTCGCGCTGGAGCAGGTGCGACTGGTCCGAGTCAACGCCCGCGATTTCGGTCAAGAGCTCACCTTCCTGGGCATCCCCGTGGCCAAGGTCCCCGGGTTCGCCCTGCTCGGCGAGGCAAACCGCCCCGTGGACTACGTCAACGGCGGCGAGTGGGACGAAGACATCGCCCGCAACATTGCGCCCGTTCTGGGGAATTTCGTGCGCGGCCGCTACGACAAGCGCCGCGACCCTTGGCGTGGCAGCCGCCGCGAGGACGAAACCGCGCTGTGA
- a CDS encoding LD-carboxypeptidase: MGRVRFPPALRPGDAVRVVAPSGPFDRTLCLVGAGYLAKRYRVRFDWSMFEKRGFLAGSDQRRRSELERAIALPEVRAIVAARGGYGLTRIAHATSLAPLARDPKWVVGFSDVTALHVECARLGIASIHAHNCAGLGRGDAVGRAALIDALESPTRPRCFEALQTWHGGHASGTLFGGNLTVLFTLAAAGRLFVPEGAVLFLEDVTESAYRLDRMLSALLVAGALDRVAAVAVGELTDCPTGPHGIPAEDAVRERLAELGVPVVAGVPSGHGRNNAPLVFGSPARVSNGRLEISPG, encoded by the coding sequence ATGGGCCGCGTGCGCTTTCCCCCGGCCCTCCGCCCTGGAGACGCAGTCCGCGTCGTGGCGCCCTCGGGGCCATTCGACCGCACGCTGTGCCTGGTCGGTGCGGGCTACTTGGCCAAGCGCTACCGCGTCCGCTTCGACTGGTCGATGTTCGAGAAGCGCGGCTTTCTGGCCGGCTCGGACCAGCGCCGCAGGAGCGAGCTCGAGCGCGCCATCGCTCTGCCGGAGGTCCGGGCCATCGTCGCGGCGCGGGGCGGCTACGGGCTGACCCGCATCGCCCACGCGACGAGCCTCGCGCCCCTCGCGCGTGATCCCAAGTGGGTCGTGGGCTTCTCCGACGTCACCGCGCTGCACGTCGAGTGCGCGCGGCTCGGCATCGCGTCCATCCACGCCCACAACTGCGCCGGGCTCGGGCGCGGCGACGCCGTGGGCCGCGCGGCGCTCATCGACGCGCTCGAGTCACCGACCCGTCCTCGCTGCTTCGAGGCGCTCCAGACCTGGCACGGCGGCCACGCCAGCGGCACGCTGTTCGGCGGCAACCTCACCGTGCTCTTCACGCTGGCGGCCGCGGGCCGGCTGTTCGTACCCGAGGGCGCCGTGCTCTTCCTCGAGGACGTGACCGAGAGCGCCTACCGACTCGACCGCATGTTGAGCGCGCTTCTGGTGGCCGGCGCGCTCGACCGAGTTGCCGCCGTCGCCGTCGGGGAGCTCACCGACTGTCCGACGGGACCGCACGGAATACCTGCCGAGGACGCGGTGCGCGAGCGCCTGGCGGAGCTCGGCGTGCCGGTGGTCGCGGGGGTGCCGTCCGGGCACGGGCGGAACAACGCGCCGCTGGTCTTCGGCAGCCCGGCGCGGGTGAGCAACGGGCGGCTGGAAATCTCTCCAGGCTGA
- a CDS encoding 23S rRNA (pseudouridine(1915)-N(3))-methyltransferase RlmH — MRLAVIAVGKLKEPAFRALADDYLGRVRRYVRADEIEVKDAAALGRAVPDEALVVALEVGGERLTSEVFAKKLEQWGSRGKGSVAFLIGGADGIPAELSRAAAVRLSLSSMTLPHRLARIVLLEQLYRGLSILRGEPYARE; from the coding sequence GTGAGGCTCGCCGTCATCGCCGTCGGCAAGCTCAAGGAGCCGGCCTTCCGCGCGCTCGCCGACGACTACCTGGGCCGCGTGCGCCGCTACGTGCGCGCCGACGAGATCGAGGTCAAGGACGCCGCCGCCCTCGGCCGAGCCGTGCCCGACGAAGCGCTCGTCGTCGCCCTGGAGGTCGGAGGCGAGCGCCTCACGAGCGAGGTCTTCGCCAAGAAGCTCGAGCAGTGGGGCAGCCGTGGCAAGGGCAGCGTGGCTTTCTTGATCGGCGGTGCCGACGGCATCCCGGCGGAGCTCTCCCGCGCGGCCGCGGTGCGCCTGAGCCTTTCCAGCATGACGCTGCCGCACCGACTGGCGCGCATCGTACTGCTGGAGCAGCTCTACCGCGGGCTCAGCATCCTGAGGGGGGAGCCGTACGCGCGGGAGTAG
- a CDS encoding acyltransferase family protein translates to MPAKAALARLGDVAAEDVLPLVGRLWSGTRRSLDELAVRLVGPDFEERARLLQARYVDSGGDPFGLDLQTAKYALMTCAFFHRLWFRTQVRGLENIPTGRALLIANHSGQIPIDGAMIGAAVFLDHDPPRIIRAMVEKWSQTLPFVSTFFSRVGQVVGVPENARRLLQMGELLLVFPEGTRGISKPFSQRYQLQEFGTGFMRLAIETDTPIVPVAVVGAEEQYVNLGNVKWAARLLRMPVFPMIPQVFVPGGQMPLPTKYHLQFGEPLVFKGDADDDDSVMEEKVHLVKQTIQSMINRGLKERKSLFY, encoded by the coding sequence ATGCCTGCCAAAGCCGCCCTCGCTCGTCTCGGCGACGTCGCCGCCGAGGACGTGCTGCCGCTCGTCGGCCGGCTGTGGAGCGGCACGCGGCGCTCGCTCGACGAGCTGGCGGTCAGGCTGGTGGGCCCCGACTTCGAGGAGCGCGCGCGCCTGCTCCAGGCCCGCTACGTCGACAGTGGCGGCGACCCGTTCGGGCTGGACCTCCAGACCGCGAAGTACGCGCTGATGACCTGCGCCTTCTTCCACCGGCTCTGGTTCCGGACCCAGGTGAGGGGGCTGGAGAACATCCCGACCGGTCGCGCGCTGCTCATCGCCAACCACTCGGGCCAGATCCCGATCGATGGCGCGATGATCGGCGCCGCGGTGTTCCTCGACCATGATCCGCCGCGGATCATCCGGGCCATGGTCGAGAAGTGGTCGCAGACATTGCCTTTCGTCTCGACCTTCTTCAGCCGGGTGGGCCAGGTGGTGGGGGTGCCGGAGAACGCGCGCCGCCTCTTGCAGATGGGCGAGCTCCTGCTGGTCTTCCCCGAAGGCACCCGCGGCATCAGCAAGCCCTTCAGCCAGCGCTACCAGCTCCAGGAGTTCGGCACGGGCTTCATGCGCCTGGCCATCGAGACCGACACGCCCATCGTGCCGGTTGCCGTGGTCGGGGCCGAGGAACAATACGTGAACCTGGGCAACGTGAAGTGGGCGGCGCGCCTGCTCAGGATGCCCGTGTTCCCGATGATCCCGCAGGTCTTCGTGCCCGGCGGCCAGATGCCGCTCCCCACCAAGTATCACCTTCAGTTCGGCGAGCCGCTCGTCTTCAAAGGCGACGCCGACGACGACGATTCGGTGATGGAGGAGAAGGTGCATCTGGTCAAGCAGACCATTCAGAGCATGATCAACCGCGGGCTCAAGGAGCGAAAGAGCTTGTTCTATTGA
- a CDS encoding tetratricopeptide repeat protein has protein sequence MMRLAACLLALGLSTAIRPAAAQPAESGPAAAKKHFEVAKKAYKAGAYREAIAELDRAIELDPKGKDLHYNKGLVHEKLGELDEAIASFKRYSELETDTAELEKAIQTVRRLEGARDELAAKARQAEEPRTDEPPPPVVAAPQRRDAAQPKERAAKGRLDGWVYATGGLALVALGVGTYYGIQAVSTQQSTEDATGNGTSVRDLADRAQRAHDYAVVADVAFAVGAASAGAALLLYFTRDAKPSSPRVGATLLPHTGLVRVEGSF, from the coding sequence GTGATGCGGCTCGCGGCGTGCCTCCTGGCCCTCGGCCTCTCGACGGCGATCCGCCCGGCGGCGGCGCAGCCGGCCGAGAGCGGGCCGGCTGCGGCCAAGAAGCACTTCGAGGTGGCCAAAAAGGCCTACAAGGCCGGCGCCTACCGCGAAGCCATCGCCGAGCTCGACCGGGCCATCGAGCTCGATCCGAAGGGCAAGGACCTTCACTACAACAAGGGCCTGGTTCACGAGAAGCTGGGTGAGCTCGACGAGGCCATCGCGTCGTTCAAGCGCTACTCGGAGCTCGAGACCGACACCGCGGAGCTCGAGAAGGCCATCCAGACCGTGCGTCGCCTCGAGGGCGCGCGGGACGAGCTGGCGGCGAAAGCGCGGCAGGCGGAGGAGCCGCGGACCGACGAGCCTCCGCCGCCCGTCGTCGCGGCGCCCCAGCGCCGGGACGCGGCACAGCCGAAGGAGCGCGCCGCGAAAGGAAGGCTCGACGGCTGGGTGTACGCGACCGGTGGGCTCGCGCTCGTTGCGCTGGGCGTCGGCACTTATTACGGGATCCAGGCGGTCTCGACCCAGCAGAGCACCGAGGACGCGACCGGCAACGGGACCAGCGTTCGAGATCTCGCGGATCGAGCCCAGCGCGCCCACGACTACGCGGTGGTCGCGGACGTGGCGTTCGCGGTCGGCGCCGCGTCTGCGGGCGCAGCGCTGCTGCTCTATTTCACCCGTGACGCGAAGCCGAGCTCTCCGCGCGTCGGTGCGACACTGCTGCCGCACACGGGCCTGGTGCGCGTGGAGGGCTCGTTCTGA